Genomic DNA from Desulfonema ishimotonii:
GGGGCTGCCAGGCGTGCTATGCCTGTAAGACCAAATCGGACACATGTGTCCTTAAAGACGATCTGGCCGAGGTGCTGGAGGCCGTCCGCACAGCAGATATGCTGATACTCGCCACACCGGTTTATTATGGCGATGTCTCCTCACAGATGAAGGCGTTTATCGACCGGACCTTTTCATTTCTTGTGCCGGATTTCAAAAATGCGCCCAGTCCGAACCGGCTGGAAGGCGATAAAAAACTGTTGTTCGTGATCACCCAGGGCAACCCGGACGAAACTGTCTTTCAGGATATTTACCCCCGGTATTCAACGCTGTTCAAATGGAACGGGTTTGGGCAGAGCGAACTGATCCGGGCCTGCGGCCTGGCAAATGCCGGAGATGCTGCCGAACGGGAAGATGTGATGAATCAGGTCGAAGTGCTGGCCCGGAA
This window encodes:
- a CDS encoding flavodoxin family protein, which produces MNIVCLNGSPRLKGNSATISAKICETAEQKGAAVSTWNLNKLDFRGCQACYACKTKSDTCVLKDDLAEVLEAVRTADMLILATPVYYGDVSSQMKAFIDRTFSFLVPDFKNAPSPNRLEGDKKLLFVITQGNPDETVFQDIYPRYSTLFKWNGFGQSELIRACGLANAGDAAEREDVMNQVEVLARKLFG